The Hevea brasiliensis isolate MT/VB/25A 57/8 chromosome 1, ASM3005281v1, whole genome shotgun sequence DNA segment GTTTGACATGTTGGGTTGTAAAATTGTAGCCACACCaatgaatttaaatgaaaaattgcAATTTGATGATGGTACTGAACCAGTGGATGCAAGGAGTTTTAGAAGTCTGGTTGGAGGCTTAATCTACTTGACTAGTACACGGCCAGATATTTCTTTTACTGTCGGAGTTATTTCCAAGTTCATGCATTGTCCATCAAAGCATCATTTTGGAGTTGCAAAAAGGGTTCTACGTTATATTGTCGGAACAGTTGATTTTGGGATATGGTATGGTCATGTCTCAGAGTTCAAATTATTTGCCTATACTGATAGTGATTGGGCTGGTTTTTTGGAGGATAAAAGAAGCACATCTGGTTATATTTTTAGTCTTGGATCAGCTACTGTATGCTGGAGTTCAAAGAAGCAAACAGTAACAACCTTGTCTTCATCTGAATTATAATATACAGCTGCAAGTTCCTCAGCATGTCAAGCCTTATGGTTAAGAAGAATTCTAGTTGATGTTAATCAAGAACAGCAAAAAGCAACTGAAATTTACTGGGATAATCAAGCCGCAATTTCTATGTCCAAAAATCCAGCTTTTCATGGAAGAACCAAGCATATAGATATTCGAGTTCATTTCATTTGAGATATTATGTTAGATGAATCAATCATTTTGAAGTACTGCAACACAAATGAGCAGCTGGCAGATGTTTTGACAAAGTCCCTTCCTTGATATAAACATGTTTATTTTAGGCTCCAACTTGGTGTCTGTAACTTTGaatcaagggggagtgttggagaatgATTCAAAGTCAGTTACCGAAATATTAGTTTTTTTGCTGAGTTGGATGTTATTAATTCTGTTTCTTTATTTTCTACTTTATACTAGTATTTTATTACTCTTCTTTCGTTAATTTGTTATTGTGTAAAGCCTATTTATGGGCCTGTTGTTTACTTCATTTTGGCAAGTGAATAAAATAGCAACTTCATTCAATTGTATCTCGTCTTTCTActataatttttctatttttatgttGCTTTGTTTAATTCCTAAATTAGCTCAAGCCTactgcagatttttttttttttggtccccATCTATTTGATAAAAGTCATATGTGGCAGCCTTTTGTGTTTACTGTAGATTTCCAACAGATACCTCATCTACAACATCGTGTACATCCTTGGAGGTACCAAAGCGACACTAAACCCTAAGAACTGCAACCTAGCCCAAGAGATTTACACAACATAGAACCCATCTGTAACacccataatttttaaaattactattttatgggtaaatattaatattttattttatttaaattttagaaaattatttgaaatttttcggattttagaaatcgggtttgattttctgaaaacgtaaaactttgatgatttttaaaaattaatttaaagaccatgtggcaaaactaaaaatatatttgaactctACGAAATattctgagttttttagaattttttcaaaatttttgggcctccTTTTCGGTCCCAAgaaagagtaaaaattcaaaattttgtatctcgaATAGGACCggcctttctttttttcttcctcctcTCGCACACGCCCGACGTCTCtcatctctctcccattttctctctcctctcacctcccctGGCCGCGCCGCCGCCACCCCAGCCCTCCCCACTCGCCGGCGCGCTGCCCCAGCCCTTCCCCACTGCCGGCCGGCTCTCCAAGGCGGCCGAAAATGACGCGCGAAGTCCTACCTTGAGCGCGGGCGCCGTTTCGACTTCCCGACCAAAATTCGACCGATCTGGCCAccgatcggaccgggtcttgtgccaaacttcatctacacctcgagagctttccaaatACACCAATAACACCAAAATTCATCTAGCGGTTTGCCCAATATTTggccggaaagttttagcccattttgacttttgggctagatttctcgcaaaccgtgaacctcacgagaaaaccgagagtactagagtgctccactcgtcaagagcttcgcggcaatataaacttcaaaatttttcgacaccattttcGATAGGTCCCATGAaatttcgtagtatttttccaagcactaaataagcttagaaaatttcgtaaaaattttatactaacccccgtgttgtaggcttcgtgtaggtactttCAATTCTCTGAAATTCAATGGTTGCCTGGGTTTATAAATTTCGagccagacagacaggctaccaaaaagtcttagaattgggccgaggttttagCTACCCCACCGTTATCAGACGTCCCAAGCGCGtctccgaagtcggaatcggcataggtaaacccgaaccttactttttcttgaatgggattaaaaat contains these protein-coding regions:
- the LOC131182963 gene encoding uncharacterized mitochondrial protein AtMg00810-like, yielding MTNLGELQYFLGLKVKQVEDGIFVLQKKYVADLLKVDARSFRSLVGGLIYLTSTRPDISFTVGVISKFMHCPSKHHFGVAKRVLRYIVGTVDFGIWYGHVSEFKLFAYTDSDWAGFLEDKRSTSGYIFSLGSATVCWSSKKQTVTTLSSSEL